The Iamia sp. SCSIO 61187 genomic sequence CCGGGCCATCCGCTCCCGCAGCACGGTGCCGATCATCATGCTGACCGCCCGGGCCGACACCGCCGACGTGGTGGCCGGCCTCGAGATGGGGGCCGACGACTACGTGACCAAGCCCTTCGAGCCGTCGGAGCTGGCCGCCCGGGCCCGGGCCGCCGTGCGCCGGGCCGTGGAGTCGGTGCCGCCGCAGTGGACGGCCCGCGACCTCGAGATCGACGAGGAGGCCTTCACCGTCCAGCGCGGCGGCGACGAGCTCCCGCTGTCGGCGACCGAGACGCGCCTGCTGGTGGCCCTGGCCTCGCGCCCGGGCCAGGTCCTCTCGCGCGAGGCCCTGCTGGAGAGGGTCTGGGGCTACGACTACCTGGGCGACTCCCGCCTGGTCGACATGGCCGTCCTGCGCCTGCGGACGAAGCTGGGAGAGCCCGCCGACGGCGTGCCCTACATCGAGACGGTCCGCTCCGTGGGGTACCGGTTCAACCGTGGGTGAGAGCCGCCGGCTGCGGCCCCACCGCTTCCGGCGCCGGCTGACGGCGGCGTTCCTCCTCGTGGCCGCGGTCAGCTCCGGCGCGCTGGCCGTGCTGACCTACGCGGTGACGAGCGAGTACCGGCAGCGGAGCTTCGAGAGCATGTCCCACGACGAGGTGCAGATCGCCCTCGCCCTCGCCCCCACCGAGCTCGACGACCAGAGCTTCGAGCGGATGCAGAGCGCCTACGAGAAGCGCTCCGGGACCGACACGGTGGCGTTCCTGGGGGGGCGCACCTACACCTCGGCCCGGACGCTCACGCGGGCCGACGTCCCCGACGAGGTGGTGTCGGGACCGGCTGACGAGCTGGCCACGGCGCGGACCAGACGGGAGGGCCACGACTACCTCGTCGTGGGCGGCGACGGACCCGACGGTGCCCGCTACGTCTTCTTCTTCGCCATGGACCAGCTCGAGGACAGCCTCGAGGAGCTGCGCACCGTCCTCGTCGTCGGCTGGGTGCTGGTCGTCGCCCTGGCCGCCGCCGTCGGCCACCTGATCGCCCGCCGGACGCTGCGCCCGGTGCGCGACGCGGCCGAGGCGGCGACGGCGATCGCCGGTGGCCTGCTCGACACCCGCCTGCCGTCGGTGGGCGAGGACGAGTTCCGGGCGTGGGCGGACTCGTTCAACGACATGGCCGACGCCCTCGGCGCCAAGATCGACGAGCTGCGGCGGGCCGCGGCCCGGCAGCGCCAGTTCACCGCCGACGTCGCCCACGACCTGCGGACCCCGCTGACCGGGATGGCCGTCAGCGCCGAGCTCCTCCAGAAGCAGATGGACGACCTCCCCGAGCCGTCCCGACGGGCGGCGACGGTGCTGGTGCGCGACGTCCAGAGGCTGCGGGAGCTGGTGCTCGACCTGCTCGAGCTGTCCCGGCTCGACGCCGCCGCCGACCCCGTCCGGCCCGAGACCCTGGACGTCGCGGCCGCCATCGAGACGACGCTCGACTCGGTCCCCCTGCCCCCCGGGGTGGGCGTGACCGTCTCGGTGGAGGACGGGCTCGCGGTGCACGCCGAGCGGGGACGGTTCCGGCGCATCGTGGCCAACATCGTGGGCAACTCCGCCGTCCACGGCGGCGCACGCATCTCCGTCGACGCCGTCCGCGACGGTGACGCCGTGGCGATCCGGATCCACGACGACGGCCCCGGCATCGCCCCCGACCGGGCCGAGCGCGTGTTCGACCGGTTCTACAAGAGCGACGCCTCGCGGGCCCAGGGCGGGTCGGGCCTCGGCCTGGCCATCGCCCGCGAGCACGCTCGGGCGATGGGCGGTGACGTCGAGCTGGACGGTGGACCCGGGCGCGGGGCGACCTTCACCGTGCGCCTCCCGGCCGCCGCCCCCGATCGCGAGGGCGAGGCACCGGCGGTCGTGACCCACCTGTGACCGTGCCCGGGCTCCGGTCCGGGAACGGTGCGCCGGTGCCCCCCTCCCCGGCGGTCGCCGCCGCCCCCGCCACGATCGTGGTGGTCGACACCGATCCCACCCTGCGCCGGGCCATCGCCGCCGCCCTCCTCCGGCGGGCCGTCCACCGGGTGATCGAGGCGGAGTCGGTCGCCGCCGCTCGGGCGGCGTGCGGGGCCGGTGCCGTCGACCTGGTCGCGGCGTCGGCCCGGCTCCCCGACGCCGGGGCCGAGGCCCTCTGCGCCGAGATGCGCCGGCACCGCGGCCCACCGGTCGTCGCCTACCGGGTCGGCGCCGCCGCCGACGCGCACATCCGCTGGCTCGACGCCGGCGGCGCCGACTCCGTGGCGGGCGACGACCCGGTGCTCGTCGCCGCCCGCTGCGGCGCCGCCCTCCGCCGGGCCCGCACCCCGCCGCCGCCCTGGTCCCACCCCACCGGGTAGATCGGGGGATTCGGACCGGGATCTGTGTAGTACTACAGTCTTTGCCGTGCAGCACGGGAACCCGGCCCAGGGCGATGTCGTCGATGCCCTGCTGGTCGCGTCCCGGGCCCTGGTCGGCGTGGCCGCCCGCTCGCTGGCCGACATCGACGTCACCCTCCCGCAGTACCGCGCCCTCGTGGTCGTCGGGACCCGGCCGGCGGTGACGGTCGGCGACCTGGCGTCAGCCCTCGACATCCACCCGACCACGGCGACGCGCATGTGCGACCGCCTGGTGGCCAAGCGGCTGCTCCGCCGGGTGCACGCGGCGGGCGACCGGCGCGCCGTCGAGCTCCACGTCACCGCCGCCGGCCGGCGCCTCCTCCAGCGGGTCGTCGAGCGGCGTCGTCGCGACCTGGCCGTCATCGTCGATCGGTTGGGCCCGGACGTCGCCGAGTCCAGCGTGCGCTCCCTCACCGCCTTCGCCGAGGCCGCGGGGGAGGAGTCGCGCGCCCTCGATCCGCTCGGCTGGTCGGCGACGGGCTCGTGATCGCTTCGGCGCGCTGGGAGCGCTTCTTGCCGGGCGGCGGTCGGGAGCACCTGGTCGACCTGGGTCGTCGCTCGCAGCAGGTCCTCGGCGTCGCCGGTGTGACCGGTGTGGTCGTGGGCCTCCTCGTCGCCGGGTTCGAGGGGTTGGCCGAGACCCTCACCTTCGAGCGGGTCCTCGACCTGCCGCTGGCCGTGCAGGCCGGGGCGCCGGCCGTGGGGCTGGCCCTGACCGCGCTGATCCTGCGCATCGGCGGGTCCTCGGCGTCGCCGTCGACGTCGGACGACTACATCCGGGCCTTCCACGACACCCGCGGGGGGCGCCTGCGCCTGCGCGACCTGCCCATCAAGCTGCTCGCCTC encodes the following:
- a CDS encoding response regulator transcription factor — encoded protein: MTHRVLVVEDDPSVREAVTLVLEAADFEVDTAADGQIALDRLDGMGWDLVILDLMLPSVDGFAVCRAIRSRSTVPIIMLTARADTADVVAGLEMGADDYVTKPFEPSELAARARAAVRRAVESVPPQWTARDLEIDEEAFTVQRGGDELPLSATETRLLVALASRPGQVLSREALLERVWGYDYLGDSRLVDMAVLRLRTKLGEPADGVPYIETVRSVGYRFNRG
- a CDS encoding HAMP domain-containing sensor histidine kinase, whose product is MGESRRLRPHRFRRRLTAAFLLVAAVSSGALAVLTYAVTSEYRQRSFESMSHDEVQIALALAPTELDDQSFERMQSAYEKRSGTDTVAFLGGRTYTSARTLTRADVPDEVVSGPADELATARTRREGHDYLVVGGDGPDGARYVFFFAMDQLEDSLEELRTVLVVGWVLVVALAAAVGHLIARRTLRPVRDAAEAATAIAGGLLDTRLPSVGEDEFRAWADSFNDMADALGAKIDELRRAAARQRQFTADVAHDLRTPLTGMAVSAELLQKQMDDLPEPSRRAATVLVRDVQRLRELVLDLLELSRLDAAADPVRPETLDVAAAIETTLDSVPLPPGVGVTVSVEDGLAVHAERGRFRRIVANIVGNSAVHGGARISVDAVRDGDAVAIRIHDDGPGIAPDRAERVFDRFYKSDASRAQGGSGLGLAIAREHARAMGGDVELDGGPGRGATFTVRLPAAAPDREGEAPAVVTHL
- a CDS encoding MarR family winged helix-turn-helix transcriptional regulator, coding for MQHGNPAQGDVVDALLVASRALVGVAARSLADIDVTLPQYRALVVVGTRPAVTVGDLASALDIHPTTATRMCDRLVAKRLLRRVHAAGDRRAVELHVTAAGRRLLQRVVERRRRDLAVIVDRLGPDVAESSVRSLTAFAEAAGEESRALDPLGWSATGS